The following proteins are encoded in a genomic region of Aliiroseovarius sp. F47248L:
- the recN gene encoding DNA repair protein RecN, with translation MLRGLDIRDLLIIDRLELEFQPGLNVLTGETGAGKSILLDSLGFVLGWRGRADLVRAGAEQGEVTAVFDLPDGHPARVVLDDAGFPVEDELVLRRVNRADGRKTAWVNDRRASGEVLRALSDTLVELHGQQDDRGLLNPRVHRKLLDEFGGLGSQVDTTRTAWRDLSRAATALDQARTDLAAAQAEEEFLRHAVAELDALAPEPGEDAELDSRRRLMQAAERIGEDITKAHQALSSGEGAEARMGDALRWLEGVADQAGDTLDPPISALGRALAELGDAVQGVETALDTLTFNPHELETVEERLFAIRAMARKHQVAPDELGGFAEDLRARLDALDAGADAIAGLERDMATAQSHYDNAAASLTRSRSLAATALDNSMSGELAPLKMERAVFTTQITRSEAGPDGCDQVTFTVATNPGAPSGPLNKIASGGELSRFLLALKVCLTRETDGLTLIFDEIDRGVGGATADAVGRRLASLSQGGQVLVVTHSPQVAALGDHHWQVQKSVSQGMTLTTVSPLDSTARIDEVARMISGDTITDAGRAAARELLGG, from the coding sequence ATGCTGCGTGGTCTTGATATCCGCGACCTTCTGATCATTGACCGGCTGGAACTTGAGTTTCAGCCGGGTCTGAATGTGTTGACCGGGGAAACCGGGGCGGGCAAATCCATCTTGCTGGACAGTCTTGGCTTCGTGCTGGGGTGGCGCGGGCGTGCGGATCTCGTGCGCGCCGGGGCCGAACAAGGCGAAGTCACAGCAGTGTTCGATCTTCCAGATGGCCACCCAGCCCGTGTGGTGCTGGACGACGCTGGCTTCCCGGTCGAGGACGAGCTGGTCCTGCGTCGGGTGAATCGTGCTGATGGGCGCAAGACGGCGTGGGTCAACGACCGTCGTGCCTCTGGCGAAGTTCTGCGCGCGCTTTCCGATACGCTGGTCGAACTGCACGGGCAGCAGGATGATCGCGGATTGTTGAACCCGCGTGTGCACCGGAAACTTCTGGATGAATTTGGCGGGCTGGGCTCGCAGGTTGACACGACGCGCACAGCTTGGCGCGACCTGTCGCGTGCAGCAACGGCACTGGATCAGGCGCGCACCGATCTGGCGGCCGCACAGGCCGAGGAAGAGTTTCTGCGCCACGCGGTTGCAGAGCTGGATGCGCTTGCCCCAGAACCGGGCGAAGACGCCGAACTGGACAGCCGACGCCGATTGATGCAAGCCGCCGAGCGTATCGGCGAGGACATCACCAAAGCGCATCAGGCCTTGTCGTCGGGCGAGGGGGCCGAGGCGCGGATGGGCGACGCGTTGCGCTGGTTGGAAGGCGTCGCCGATCAGGCGGGGGATACGCTGGATCCGCCAATCTCGGCGCTTGGGCGTGCTTTGGCAGAACTGGGCGATGCGGTGCAGGGGGTCGAGACTGCATTGGACACACTGACCTTCAACCCGCACGAGCTGGAAACCGTAGAAGAACGACTGTTCGCGATCCGCGCGATGGCCCGTAAACATCAGGTGGCCCCGGATGAATTGGGGGGATTTGCCGAAGATCTGCGCGCGCGGCTTGACGCGTTGGATGCAGGTGCCGATGCGATTGCCGGGTTGGAACGCGATATGGCCACTGCGCAAAGCCACTACGACAATGCCGCAGCTTCTTTGACGCGGTCCCGGTCATTGGCCGCGACCGCACTGGACAATTCGATGTCGGGCGAACTTGCCCCGCTGAAGATGGAACGCGCTGTCTTCACCACTCAGATCACGCGGTCGGAGGCTGGTCCCGACGGGTGCGATCAAGTGACATTCACCGTCGCAACCAACCCCGGCGCGCCGTCGGGCCCGTTGAACAAGATCGCCTCGGGCGGAGAACTCAGCCGGTTCCTGTTGGCGTTGAAAGTGTGCCTGACCCGCGAAACAGATGGGCTTACCTTGATCTTTGACGAAATTGACCGCGGTGTGGGCGGGGCCACAGCTGATGCGGTTGGGCGACGTTTGGCGTCCTTGTCACAAGGCGGGCAGGTTCTGGTTGTCACGCACAGCCCGCAGGTGGCGGCATTGGGCGATCATCACTGGCAAGTTCAGAAATCCGTGTCGCAGGGCATGACATTGACTACGGTTAGCCCCTTGGACAGCACTGCCCGCATCGACGAAGTGGCGCGCATGATCTCGGGTGATACGATCACTGATGCGGGCCGCGCCGCCGCGCGCGAACTTCTGGGCGGCTAG
- a CDS encoding outer membrane protein assembly factor BamD, whose amino-acid sequence MIRVKFGKAISVALVSGIVLSSCGGGSGSLGFGSLGGSSGGGGGSGGGLFGAFSKPVEKKPIDQWTAEEIYKRGEYDLDRGDPSEAAKWFGEVERLYPYSEWAKRALIMQAFAHHKDRDYEQARASAQRYIDFYPASEDAAYAQYLLALSYYDQIDEIGRDQGLTYQALQALRTVIERYPDTEYAKSAILKFDLAFDHLAAKEMEIGRYYLKRKHYSAAINRFRVVVEQFQTTTHVAEALHRLVESYMSLGLVDEAQTAGAILGHNFQSTEWYQSSYRLLTKSGLKPEAKGNNWLSAVYRQLIKGEWL is encoded by the coding sequence ATGATCCGCGTGAAATTTGGCAAAGCTATCAGCGTGGCGCTGGTGTCGGGAATTGTTCTGTCCTCGTGCGGTGGTGGCTCTGGCAGCTTGGGGTTTGGCAGTCTGGGTGGCAGCTCGGGCGGCGGTGGCGGATCCGGCGGCGGCCTGTTTGGCGCTTTTTCCAAACCGGTTGAGAAAAAGCCGATCGACCAGTGGACAGCGGAAGAAATCTATAAACGTGGTGAATACGATCTTGATCGTGGTGACCCTTCGGAAGCTGCCAAGTGGTTTGGCGAAGTGGAACGTCTGTATCCCTATTCGGAATGGGCCAAACGCGCGCTGATCATGCAGGCCTTTGCGCACCACAAGGATCGTGACTACGAACAGGCGCGGGCCAGCGCCCAGCGTTACATCGACTTTTATCCGGCCTCTGAAGATGCAGCCTATGCGCAATATCTTCTGGCGCTCAGCTATTACGACCAGATCGACGAAATCGGACGTGACCAGGGTTTGACGTATCAGGCGTTGCAAGCTCTGCGCACGGTGATCGAACGCTATCCCGATACCGAATATGCGAAATCAGCAATCCTGAAGTTTGACCTCGCGTTTGACCATCTTGCTGCGAAAGAGATGGAGATCGGGCGGTACTACCTGAAGCGCAAGCATTACTCTGCTGCGATCAACCGATTCCGCGTGGTGGTTGAACAGTTCCAGACAACGACCCATGTGGCAGAGGCCTTGCACCGACTTGTGGAAAGCTACATGTCGCTTGGTTTGGTAGACGAGGCACAAACCGCCGGGGCGATCTTGGGGCACAACTTCCAATCGACCGAGTGGTATCAGAGCAGCTATCGTTTGCTGACCAAGTCCGGGCTGAAGCCCGAGGCGAAAGGTAACAATTGGCTCAGTGCAGTCTATCGCCAGTTGATCAAGGGCGAATGGCTCTGA
- the lpxC gene encoding UDP-3-O-acyl-N-acetylglucosamine deacetylase — MQTTVASSVTFTGTGLHSGRPARMRVRPASAEHGIWFKRIDITDRDNLIPAHWASGVPTPLCTLIRNDAGVEVKTIEHIMAALAGCGIHNALVELDGPEVPIMDGSAARFVDGLVKTGVRELSAPVRVIEVLKPVEYREDDGEHAVWARLEPSDGFEIDFHISFPDRVIGTQNKRLDLSNGNFVRELSDCRTFCRRADVDAMHEAGLALGGTYDNAVVVDGDEVLSPGGLRRIDEAVRHKMLDAVGDLALAGAPLKARYVGHRAGHAMTNKLLRALFDSPDAWRMVECDAATARRLPGVGVRRSDLPMTA; from the coding sequence GTGCAAACCACAGTTGCAAGCAGTGTGACATTTACCGGCACCGGGCTTCATTCAGGACGCCCGGCGCGTATGCGCGTGCGGCCTGCTTCGGCTGAACATGGCATCTGGTTCAAACGCATTGATATCACGGACCGCGACAATCTGATCCCCGCCCATTGGGCTTCGGGAGTTCCGACACCGCTTTGCACCCTGATCCGCAATGATGCGGGGGTCGAGGTCAAGACCATCGAACATATCATGGCCGCGCTTGCGGGCTGCGGCATTCACAACGCCTTGGTTGAGTTGGACGGCCCGGAAGTGCCGATCATGGACGGCAGCGCCGCCCGGTTTGTGGATGGACTCGTAAAAACTGGCGTGCGCGAATTGTCTGCGCCGGTGCGGGTGATCGAGGTTCTGAAACCAGTTGAATACCGCGAAGACGATGGTGAACATGCCGTTTGGGCGCGGTTAGAACCGTCAGACGGGTTCGAGATCGATTTTCATATCTCGTTCCCGGACCGTGTGATTGGCACGCAAAACAAGCGTCTGGACCTGTCTAATGGCAATTTTGTACGCGAGCTTAGCGATTGCCGTACCTTCTGCCGTCGCGCCGATGTGGACGCGATGCATGAGGCCGGGCTTGCGCTTGGCGGCACCTATGACAACGCGGTTGTTGTGGATGGCGACGAAGTTCTGTCACCCGGTGGACTGCGCCGCATTGACGAGGCCGTGCGTCACAAGATGCTGGATGCGGTGGGCGACCTGGCCCTGGCGGGCGCTCCGCTGAAGGCGCGCTATGTCGGGCACCGGGCGGGCCATGCGATGACCAACAAGCTTCTTCGCGCCTTGTTTGACTCACCAGATGCGTGGCGCATGGTCGAATGTGACGCCGCAACCGCCCGCCGATTGCCCGGGGTAGGGGTGCGCCGCTCTGATCTGCCGATGACGGCATAA
- the ftsZ gene encoding cell division protein FtsZ, whose amino-acid sequence MTLNLTMPGQEELKPRITVFGVGGAGGNAVNNMIEKELEGVEFVVANTDAQALQQSRSKDRIQMGVKVTEGLGAGARASVGAAAAEESIEQIVDHLAGAHMCFITAGMGGGTGTGAAPIIAQAARELGVLTVGVVTKPFQFEGAKRMRQAEDGVEALQKMVDTLIIIPNQNLFRLANEKTTFTEAFSMADDVLYQGVKGVTDLMVRPGLINLDFADVRAVMDEMGKAMMGTGEAEGEDRAVQAAEKAIANPLLDEISLRGAKGVLINITGGYDLTLFELDEAANRIREEVDQDANIIVGSTLDTDMEGAMRVSVVATGIDAVDVNSEMPVPRRSLATPLQAPLEVEQKMEAEAPDAVAAAAAIENAPAAETPKAEVANSEPTLFGDLEREEEAPTAPTENVFNVDQAGGDIPPPAYQPREPEAKPTDYDAQPDVATFVAPRAPAPGTPSPEALARLQAAVHNQPRTQQPALHHEGPTHSDTSAHDKPRFGINSLINRMTGSGAAGAEDQARSQPPVQSERPAQPQAPAADPEQDKVEIPAFLRRQAN is encoded by the coding sequence ATGACTTTGAACCTTACCATGCCCGGTCAGGAAGAGTTGAAACCTCGTATCACGGTATTTGGCGTGGGCGGAGCCGGTGGCAACGCGGTCAACAACATGATCGAGAAGGAACTCGAGGGCGTAGAATTCGTTGTAGCCAACACCGACGCGCAAGCATTACAGCAGTCGCGATCGAAAGACCGCATCCAGATGGGTGTGAAGGTAACCGAGGGGCTGGGCGCTGGCGCCCGCGCATCGGTTGGTGCAGCCGCGGCGGAAGAGTCCATCGAACAGATTGTCGATCACTTGGCTGGCGCGCATATGTGCTTCATCACAGCAGGTATGGGTGGCGGCACCGGAACCGGTGCAGCCCCGATCATCGCGCAAGCAGCGCGAGAGCTGGGTGTGCTGACGGTCGGCGTTGTGACCAAACCCTTCCAGTTCGAAGGCGCGAAACGTATGCGTCAGGCGGAAGACGGTGTCGAAGCCCTGCAAAAGATGGTCGACACGCTGATCATTATTCCGAACCAGAACCTGTTCCGGCTGGCCAATGAGAAGACGACCTTCACCGAAGCGTTCTCGATGGCAGATGATGTGCTTTATCAGGGCGTTAAGGGTGTCACGGACCTGATGGTTCGCCCCGGCCTCATCAACCTCGACTTCGCGGATGTCCGCGCCGTGATGGACGAGATGGGCAAAGCCATGATGGGCACCGGCGAGGCTGAAGGCGAAGATCGCGCCGTTCAGGCCGCCGAGAAAGCCATCGCAAACCCGCTGCTGGACGAAATCAGCCTGCGCGGCGCGAAAGGCGTGTTGATCAACATCACCGGCGGCTACGACCTGACCCTGTTCGAACTGGACGAAGCAGCCAACCGCATCCGCGAGGAAGTGGATCAAGACGCCAATATCATCGTCGGTTCGACGCTCGACACCGACATGGAAGGAGCGATGCGCGTATCTGTCGTTGCCACCGGTATTGATGCCGTGGACGTCAACTCCGAGATGCCAGTGCCGCGTCGCAGCCTGGCAACCCCGTTGCAGGCACCGCTTGAGGTCGAGCAGAAGATGGAAGCTGAAGCACCGGATGCGGTTGCTGCGGCAGCGGCGATTGAAAACGCACCTGCAGCAGAAACCCCTAAAGCCGAGGTCGCCAACAGTGAACCAACCTTGTTTGGTGACCTGGAGCGCGAAGAAGAAGCGCCGACAGCGCCGACAGAAAACGTGTTCAATGTCGATCAGGCCGGTGGTGATATTCCTCCGCCCGCTTATCAGCCGCGCGAACCCGAAGCGAAACCGACGGACTATGACGCACAACCCGATGTGGCAACATTTGTAGCTCCGCGTGCGCCTGCTCCGGGTACACCATCGCCCGAGGCTTTGGCCCGTTTGCAGGCCGCCGTGCACAACCAACCGCGCACGCAACAACCTGCATTACATCACGAAGGCCCAACCCATTCCGACACCTCTGCGCATGACAAGCCGCGCTTTGGTATCAATTCGTTGATCAATCGGATGACAGGATCGGGGGCGGCTGGTGCAGAAGATCAGGCACGCAGCCAACCGCCGGTTCAATCCGAACGGCCCGCCCAACCGCAGGCCCCGGCAGCCGATCCCGAACAAGACAAGGTTGAAATTCCGGCCTTCCTGCGCCGTCAGGCGAACTAA
- the ftsA gene encoding cell division protein FtsA, with the protein MTDIYSQQRAMRSMREAAMQRGVIAILDIGSSKIACLILRFDGPDQFRESDGVGSLAGQSAFRVIGAATTRSRGVRFGEIDAMQETERAIRTAVQAAQKMANIRVDHVIACFSGANPRSYGLDGVVELNNSAVTEDDVARVLAACDMPDIGDGREVLHAQPVNFALDHRSGLNDPRGQIGNRLAVDMHVLTVDSTVIQNLLYCIKRCDLELAGLASSAYVSGISALVEDEQELGAACIDLGGGSTGLSIFMKKHMIYSDSVRLGGDHVTSDISKGLQVPLSTAERIKTFYGGVVATGMDDREMIEIGGDTGDWEHDRRTVSRAELIGIMRPRVEEILEEVRACLDASGFEHLRSQQIVLTGGGSQIPGLDGLAPKILGQQVRIGRPLRVQGLPQAATGAGFASAVGLCLFAAHPQDEWWDFDIPAESYPARSLRRAFRWFKDNW; encoded by the coding sequence ATGACCGATATTTACAGCCAGCAGCGCGCCATGCGCTCGATGCGTGAAGCCGCCATGCAGCGAGGTGTGATTGCCATTCTGGATATCGGCAGCTCCAAGATTGCCTGCCTGATCCTGCGCTTTGATGGGCCGGATCAATTTCGCGAAAGCGATGGGGTGGGCAGCCTGGCCGGGCAAAGCGCGTTTCGCGTGATCGGCGCGGCCACCACGCGGTCGCGTGGTGTCCGGTTTGGCGAAATCGACGCGATGCAGGAAACCGAACGCGCTATTCGCACCGCCGTTCAGGCGGCGCAGAAAATGGCAAATATTCGGGTCGATCACGTGATCGCCTGTTTCTCGGGTGCCAACCCGCGCAGCTACGGTCTGGACGGCGTGGTCGAGCTAAACAATTCTGCCGTTACCGAAGATGATGTCGCGCGGGTTCTGGCGGCTTGTGACATGCCGGATATCGGCGACGGGCGCGAAGTGTTGCACGCCCAGCCCGTAAATTTCGCTCTGGATCACCGGTCGGGCTTGAACGACCCACGCGGACAGATTGGAAACCGGCTGGCGGTGGACATGCATGTTCTGACGGTTGATAGCACGGTCATTCAGAACCTGCTTTACTGCATCAAGCGCTGCGATCTGGAACTGGCTGGGCTGGCCAGCTCGGCCTATGTGTCCGGCATCTCGGCCTTGGTGGAAGATGAACAGGAACTTGGCGCGGCTTGCATAGATTTAGGTGGAGGATCAACTGGTCTGTCCATCTTCATGAAAAAGCACATGATTTATTCCGACAGCGTGCGGCTGGGCGGCGATCATGTAACCTCGGACATCTCGAAGGGGTTGCAGGTGCCACTGTCCACGGCCGAACGGATCAAGACCTTCTATGGCGGCGTCGTGGCCACCGGGATGGATGATCGCGAAATGATCGAGATTGGCGGCGACACGGGCGATTGGGAACATGACCGGCGCACGGTCAGCCGGGCCGAGCTGATCGGCATCATGCGCCCGCGCGTCGAAGAGATTTTGGAAGAGGTTCGGGCCTGTCTGGATGCGTCAGGGTTCGAACATCTGCGCAGCCAGCAAATTGTCCTGACCGGCGGTGGCAGTCAGATTCCTGGCTTGGACGGCCTTGCGCCGAAAATTTTGGGCCAACAGGTTCGTATTGGTCGACCATTGCGCGTGCAGGGCTTGCCGCAGGCGGCGACGGGGGCGGGGTTCGCCTCGGCTGTTGGGCTGTGTCTGTTCGCTGCCCACCCGCAGGATGAATGGTGGGATTTTGACATTCCGGCCGAAAGCTATCCCGCCCGCAGCCTGCGACGCGCTTTCCGGTGGTTCAAAGACAATTGGTGA
- a CDS encoding cell division protein FtsQ/DivIB — translation MRSLMRKSRPSGTYHSVAARRATGAGSIAQGPANSHRDPAPSRLAYKVHRLWLTPTFRAMLRVGLPIGAVLLTVGWYFSIPENRAAVADTFTKVQRSVQERPEFMVKLMAVEGATPVVSDAVRQMLPIDFPISSFDLDLEAMRQEITTLDVVEKAELRVRPGGVLEVAITERQPVIIWRHEGILDLLDRTGHRVASLMARNGRSDLPLIAGAGADDAVKEALDLIETARPFGPQLRGLVRVGERRWDVVLATKQRILLPETDPVAALEQVIALDQAQEVMARDLTVVDMRNPLRPTLRLGEPAVEELRRIRAIEFGVDDQ, via the coding sequence ATGCGATCGTTGATGCGAAAGTCACGCCCTTCAGGCACTTACCATTCCGTTGCAGCGCGGCGTGCGACCGGTGCTGGTAGCATTGCTCAGGGACCTGCGAACTCTCATCGTGATCCGGCCCCATCGCGCCTGGCCTATAAAGTGCATCGTTTGTGGTTGACACCAACCTTTCGGGCGATGCTACGGGTCGGGCTTCCGATTGGTGCCGTTCTTCTGACAGTTGGTTGGTATTTCTCAATCCCCGAAAACCGCGCGGCGGTTGCTGACACATTCACCAAAGTTCAGAGGTCAGTGCAGGAACGCCCCGAGTTTATGGTCAAGCTGATGGCAGTCGAAGGTGCGACACCGGTTGTAAGCGACGCCGTGCGGCAAATGCTTCCGATCGACTTTCCAATTTCCAGCTTTGATCTGGACTTGGAGGCCATGCGTCAGGAAATCACCACGCTGGATGTGGTCGAAAAGGCCGAACTGCGGGTGCGGCCAGGCGGGGTGTTGGAAGTTGCCATCACCGAACGCCAGCCGGTCATCATCTGGCGCCATGAAGGTATCCTCGATCTGCTGGATCGCACCGGTCACAGGGTGGCAAGCCTTATGGCGCGCAATGGCCGGTCGGACCTGCCGCTGATTGCCGGAGCCGGGGCAGACGATGCTGTCAAAGAAGCGCTGGACCTGATCGAAACCGCGCGGCCATTCGGTCCCCAATTGCGCGGCCTTGTGCGCGTGGGGGAACGTCGTTGGGATGTGGTTCTGGCCACAAAACAGCGCATCCTTTTACCAGAAACTGATCCCGTGGCGGCGCTTGAACAAGTGATCGCTCTGGATCAGGCGCAAGAAGTAATGGCGCGTGATCTGACCGTAGTTGACATGAGAAATCCCCTGAGACCGACGCTTCGATTGGGCGAACCTGCCGTCGAAGAATTGCGTCGCATACGTGCGATTGAGTTTGGAGTAGACGACCAATGA
- a CDS encoding D-alanine--D-alanine ligase produces MSGKTVSKVVVLLGGHSAEREVSLSSGRECVAALKGEGYDVVAIDAGPDLAERLRAETPDVVFNALHGRWGEDGCVQGLLEWLQIPYTHSGVLASSLAMDKERTKDTFRVAGLPVVDSVLASADEVRARHVMDPPYVVKPYNEGSSVGIYIVQDGANTPPQLAPSMPKTVMVETYAPGREMTTTVMGDRALGVTDILTDGWYDYDAKYAEGGSRHIMPAEIPADIEAACLDYALRAHEVLGCRGVSRTDFRWDEARGLDGLILLETNTQPGMTPTSLAPEQAAYHGITFGQFCAWMVEDASCDR; encoded by the coding sequence ATGTCGGGCAAGACAGTCTCGAAAGTTGTGGTACTTCTGGGCGGCCATTCGGCTGAGCGGGAGGTCTCGCTGAGTTCCGGGCGCGAATGCGTCGCGGCGCTGAAAGGCGAGGGCTATGACGTGGTCGCGATTGATGCCGGCCCTGATCTTGCCGAACGTCTGCGCGCGGAAACCCCCGATGTTGTGTTCAATGCGCTGCATGGCCGCTGGGGCGAAGACGGTTGCGTCCAAGGTCTGCTTGAGTGGCTGCAAATCCCCTATACCCATTCGGGTGTGTTGGCCTCGTCGCTCGCGATGGATAAGGAGCGCACGAAAGATACGTTCCGCGTGGCAGGGTTACCGGTCGTGGACAGTGTCCTGGCGTCGGCCGATGAAGTGCGTGCGCGCCACGTGATGGACCCGCCCTATGTGGTGAAGCCGTATAACGAGGGCAGCTCGGTCGGGATCTACATCGTGCAGGACGGTGCGAACACGCCGCCACAACTGGCTCCGAGCATGCCAAAGACGGTGATGGTGGAAACCTATGCACCGGGGCGCGAGATGACGACCACTGTCATGGGGGATCGGGCGCTTGGTGTGACCGACATTCTGACCGATGGCTGGTATGACTATGACGCAAAATATGCCGAAGGTGGGTCGCGCCACATCATGCCTGCCGAAATCCCCGCCGACATCGAAGCCGCCTGTCTGGATTATGCTCTGCGCGCCCACGAGGTCTTGGGCTGTCGCGGTGTCAGCCGCACCGATTTCCGCTGGGACGAGGCGCGCGGACTAGACGGGTTGATCCTGTTGGAAACCAATACCCAGCCGGGCATGACGCCGACATCACTGGCCCCCGAGCAAGCAGCCTATCACGGGATCACTTTCGGGCAGTTCTGCGCATGGATGGTGGAGGACGCTTCATGCGATCGTTGA